CGCCCTGAATGCGAGTATAACGCCCCTCGGCGTGCGAATGCCCGTGCATCGTCAGCGTCACCGATGCGCCGCCCGCAAACTGCATCGCCACCACCTGATGATCGACCACATCATTATCACAGTGATACACGCAGCGTCCGTAGGGGCCGGATTTAAGCGCATTGTGGATTTCTTCTTGGGTGGGATTCTGCACCACAACCGAGACCGGCCAACCGCGGTAATCGCGCAGCGGACGTAAAGTGGGCAGCAGCGCAGAGAGTATTTTCACCGCCCCCGGAGCGCGTTCCTGCGCCCGCATCACGGCGCGCGCAAAACCTTTCGACGTATCCGCATAGCCGCGCCACAGGGGAGCCAAATCTTCATAGATGAACGGCGCATAATGGGGGCAAGTCTCCGCCACCGGGCAACCCTCCAGACAAAATTGTGGGGCACCTTGCGGGGCATTCTCCGGGCGATAATGACGCAAGCCCCCCACGCTGCTGAGAGTCTCACAGCGGTCATCCAGCGCCCAGATGAGAATATCGAGATCGTGGCAGCATTTCGCCAAAATCATTGGGGCGCTCTCGGCGGCTTTGCGCCAGTTGCCGCGCACAAAACTATGCGCCATGTGCCACCAACTGACATTCTCGCGGTGCGAAACGCTGATAATCTCGCCCAACACCCCCGATTGGATGATTTCGCGCATCTTTGTAAAATGTGGCGTGAAGCGCAGCACATGACAGATGTGCAATTGCTGCCCGGTTTCTTCGGCTGTGTCGGCCAGTTGTTTACATTCGTCTGCCGTGGTTGCCATTGGTTTTTCGAGCAGCACATCATACCCGGCGCGTAGCGCGGCCAGCGTGGGGGCGGTGTGCTGCTGATCTTGCGTGCAAACCAGCGCCACCTGCCTGTATTGCGACTGCTCCAATAGCGGCTCCCAGCTCTCAAATTGATTCTGAGGGGGAATCTGGTGTTGGGCGGCAAAACGCGCCCGCCTTTCCGGGTTGGGTTCGGCTACAGCCACAAAGCGAATTTCTTCGGGGTGCGCCAAGGCATAGGCACCATACACATCCGCCCCGCGCTGACCGGCGCCAATAAGAATAGCGTGAACTGGTTGCATCATTTTCCGCCTCGGGAATTTTAACCACAAAGGGCACGAAGGAACACAAAGAAAAAGCCTAAAAAACCTCGTACTCTTCGTAGTTGAATCTTTTTAACTCCGCAGCGTCGCTACGGTAACTCCATCGCCGCCTTCGCCATCTTTGCCCGATTCATACGCTTTCACCTGTGGGTGCTGACCCAAAGCCTCGCGCACAACATCCCGCAATTTACCAGTGCCTTTACCGTGAATAATCCGTACCCAGGGCAGCCGCGCCAGATAAGCGCGATCGAGATAGCCATCCAGCTTGTCCAGGGCTTCGTCGGCGCGTTGACCGCGCAGGTCGAGTTCGATGCCGGGCGATTCGCCGGTGGCGCCGATAACTACTGACCGACGACGGGAGGAGGA
This genomic stretch from Chloroflexota bacterium harbors:
- a CDS encoding Gfo/Idh/MocA family oxidoreductase — encoded protein: MMQPVHAILIGAGQRGADVYGAYALAHPEEIRFVAVAEPNPERRARFAAQHQIPPQNQFESWEPLLEQSQYRQVALVCTQDQQHTAPTLAALRAGYDVLLEKPMATTADECKQLADTAEETGQQLHICHVLRFTPHFTKMREIIQSGVLGEIISVSHRENVSWWHMAHSFVRGNWRKAAESAPMILAKCCHDLDILIWALDDRCETLSSVGGLRHYRPENAPQGAPQFCLEGCPVAETCPHYAPFIYEDLAPLWRGYADTSKGFARAVMRAQERAPGAVKILSALLPTLRPLRDYRGWPVSVVVQNPTQEEIHNALKSGPYGRCVYHCDNDVVDHQVVAMQFAGGASVTLTMHGHSHAEGRYTRIQGARGELRAEFGYGGAWIEVDEHRSDRRTRYDTSAASNEGHGG